The Terriglobia bacterium genome contains the following window.
GGTATCTGTGTCCTCGGCAAGTCCCCACACATCCTCGAGCAGCGATTTGCGCGCAACAATTTCCCCTTCGTGCCGGATCAAGTGGCGCAGAAACTCCGCTTCCATCAACGTCAGCCGGATCGTTCGGGAGCCTGCCCGCAATTCC
Protein-coding sequences here:
- a CDS encoding winged helix-turn-helix domain-containing protein, coding for ELRAGSRTIRLTLMEAEFLRHLIRHEGEIVARKSLLEDVWGLAEDTDTRAIDNFVVRIRKYIEQVPSKPRHLLTIRGLGYRFVAEPEG